AGGATCTATCACTTAAACTTTTACCTATGCCGCTTTTGTCACTATCTGAAATTATATTTCCTTTAGCATCTGCTAAAAATGCTTGCTCAAGATTTTTAGCTTCTTTTACATAGTCCTGTAAAGCTAAATTCATATCCTGTTGTTGTTTATTAAAATCTTCACTGTTCGGAGAATCTTTATTTACCTGTACTAAATTTTTAACTACATTTTTTTCTGAAAAAATTCTAGCTGCTAAAGCTTCTTTTTCTATTATTACACTTATGGTTTCTGAAGCGCTTCCAGCTATTCCTAGTATTTCACTATTAGTTTTCTGTTCCACTATGGTGCTAGTTCGATTGCTAACAAAGAAAGTTGTTATGACCATTAGAACAACAATAACAGCTGCTATTAGTACTGGTATTTTTCTTTTTATAGACATAATAATCCCCTTTCCTATTTGAATCTATTAATTCTATTTTCGTATATTTAAGTTTTAAATTTAATATGATTTAAATTTAAAACTTAAATATTTAAAATATTTTACAAAAATATTCTAGATAGAAAAAGAGAAGTTATATAAAAACACCTACAACTAAGTATTATCATACAACTTCTCTTAAATAAGATAAACTATAAAATATGTTCTGTGAAAATTATAAATTCTTAAATAACTTTTGGTTTCATAGCAAGTACACTTGCAAGTGCAATTCTCTTCTTTTGTCCACCACTTAAATTGTGAGGGCTTTTATCTTCATACCCTGACATTCCCACTGTTTTTAAAGTCCACTCTATAGTATCTTCTAGTTTTTCCATTAATGTCCATATTTAAAAGTCCATAAGCAATTTTCTTACAATATTTCTTTCATTTCAAGTATATGCCTTAATGACTTACAATTTGTAATTTGAAAAAACTATTTGAAGTATAAGTTATATTTTTTACTTAGAAACATCATGAATTTAGTTTTCATACATAAAATAAGCAATAGCATCTTTTAATACTGTAGCAAAATCCACATTTCTCTTATGATAAGCATTTCCTCCATACTCATTTCCCTGGTTATCACATATATAAGCATAATCATAACTTTTTGGATCACACCACTTCATAAAAGTATAGGTATGGCTTGGACCATTCGTTGTAAAGCATATATCTCCAGGTCGAAGTTGTGCTAAATCCTTACACTTAGTCCACCCTCTTTGTAAAAGCTGTGATGTAAGCCCCACAGTATTACATACCGACTCTGGCAAATCAGTAAGCCCTGATCTTCTCAAAGCTTCACTTTGAAAATATACACAGTTATTGCTTGTGTCACCACCGTGAAGTTCAATAGCTCTGTTTAAAACTGATTGTCTATGATCTTCATCGCTAAGATAATTATAAAGATTTTTCTGCAGCTCAGAATGGGAAGCAGAAGTATCTGTTGGTGTAGTTGGCTCAGGTGATGGGTCAACTGGTACTGGCTGCGGTTGTGGTGATGGTTGAGGATTGTCCGACATTTTGCTATTTGTCAAAGTTGCTACTACGTCTCCAGTTATACCAGCCTCACCTCCAAATACATATAACTTGCTAAAGCTTTTGTTCTCTATAAAACATTGTGTTACAGGAGCTATACTGCTTCCTACTAAAACTATCGGATTTGAATTTAATGCAGCCAAAGCTGATCCGCTTAGTGCATCTGCAAAGTCTTCTGAATAAGCCAGACAAATCGAACTAAAATCAAATTTATCAGAAAAAGCATTTATTATATTTATATTTCTTTCGTATTTATCGCTGCCAGAAATCCTCTTAACATTTGGAAATTTGGAAGACACATAATTACTTATTATGTCTTGTCCACCCAATACATAGGTTACTGGTATATTTTTATTTTCTACCAATTGACTTACTGAATCTGGTACTGAATCCTTTGGAACTAATATAATTGGCATTTGCAATTTTGCAGCTATAGAAGCTATAGAAAGTGCATCAGTATAATCACTATCTGTAGTTAAAATTATTCCATTAGATGTCCCTATTTGATTTGCCACTGATACAGAGGTCTCAGTTCTGTTAAGTCCAGAAAATCTTTCAGTTGATATATTCATCCCATGAAGCTCATCCTCAACTTCATTGCTTATAACTCCAGTGCCTCCTACAATAAAAACTTGTTTAACACTTAATCTCTTTATTTGCTCAATTGTAGTATTCTCTAATTTATCACTGCCATTTAAAAGTATTGGTGCATTATATTTTTTAGCTAAGGTTGACGCGCTTAAAGCATCTGGAAAGTTATATCCATTCACAATAACTGCATAGTTGGAATTCTTCCAACCCTGGTTTACTATTTGTGAACAGGTTTCATATCTATCTTGTCCACCTAATCTTATAGATTCCGGTGAAGCAGCACTAACTTTCACACCAAAAAATATAAATACAAACATAAAAACAGAAAGTAAACTAATTAATTTTTTTCTCATATGTACACCCCTTATTATTTAAGTAATTGGCTTCCACGCATACAAAATTTTGACTTAATATGAAAACTTTGTGAATCACACCTTGCAAGTTAAGAATTAATAACGAAAAATTAATAGTGAAAGATGATTTTTTGTAGTATAACGAAAAAAATCCACATTAACTATTAATTCTTCATTCTTAACTATTAATTAAATGCTGCCTCATATACCTTCAACATCTTCTTTTTGAATATCTATTATTTCTGCGTCAGTATTGTTTTCTACAAAAGTTATGATATTTTCCATTGTTGAATCTACTTGTGCAGAAGTTCCACATATTCCTGCAGCTCCTATAACTATCATTTGATGAACATCCTGTTCATCAACTTCTGCCACAGATACGTTAAACTTATTTTTTAACTTTTGAACTATGCTTTTTACTACCATTCTTTTTTCTTTTAATGAATGAACCCAGGACGCTCTCAAGGTAATTTTCATAAGCAATATTTTCATATGTTTCACCATCTTTTCATTATAAGTATAATTTGCTTTCTGTTTTCCTGTCAACTTTTGATTATAGAAATAGTTTTACAATAACACAAATAACCTTTTTAATTATGCCGTCCAAATCCATAATATCATTTCTACTTTTCATCTTCACATTGGTAACCTTCTATATTTTTAATTATTGCCATTTGATCAGGTAAATTTTCAATTTGAATTTTAACTTCTGTTAATTCATCAGTTATATCTTCATTATAGTTTCTTAAATAATCATAAAGATTAGATGTATTAACATGGCTGCAACTATTTACAGCTATAACTACCTTACTTATCTTTGAAATCTTATTTAAACTGCAGCATTCGTTTAAAGCTCTGGATATTTTACTCAACAAAATCATATCGTGCATTTATTATTTACCCCTTTTTTAACTAATTTATTATTAAATCCTTAGCCTTCCCACTTTAGGTAGGCCATTTAATATCTTTGTTTCTCCACTGTGACATGCGTTAAATTGTAAAGTTAAGTCTTTTCCAGCATACAGACCAAAATGCGTCCCTCCACCCCATACTGGAGACAAACTCACATCATACACTATTCCATTTACAGCAATATACGCCGGAAAACCACCGGCACCATTGTATTTCGAGAGTTCTTCCAAAGTAAATTGTTTTTCCTGTCTTACTATATCTTTGTTCATTACATTCATTAGTTTTTCTAATTCCCCTATTTGAATATTCGTAAGATGTCTATAATGACTTTTTATAAAAGGACACACAGCAAACATACTACTTTTCTTATAAAAAGTTATTTTTTGCCTAATTGTCTTCAGCTTTTTCATTAAATAGAAATCCAACTATTTTTCCTCCCCTGCTCTATCATTCAATCTCAGAAAAATATTTTTCAATACATCTTTTGAAATAGCCTTAAGCTTATTCTGTAAGTTATCACTAAGTCCCAATTTAAAGCTTATACTAGCTGCTTCAATTTCAATAATAAATCCAGTTAAGGATTTGTAATAAACTCCTATCAAATCTATGAAGCTATAGCTGTGCTGAGTATAATATTTCTTTTTACACTTATAATCTTGTAAGCTGGCAACTGTTATCGTACCTGGAACTTTTCCATTATAAGAAGCATCTATTATAAATATAAAATCACCATCTTTTACTTGGGAAATGCAATATTCAGCATCTGTTTCTCCAATTATAGATTCAATATGATTATGTGCAAGTTCCTCTTCTATATTTTCCAGAATCTTAATTCCAATGCCGTCGTCTTCCATTAATATATTCCCTAAAGCAATAACTTTTGCTTTCATACTATAACCTGTACATCTACTGGTTCATATTTATCACTTATCAAATGAGTTGCACAGGAAACACAAGGATCAAAGGATCTCATAATTCTCCCAACTTCTATAGGCTGTTTTATATTTTTTATTTTCGTTCCAACTAAAGATTTTTCTCCAATTCCAGGTGCACCTGATTGATTCCTTGGTCCCATATTCCACACTGTAGGAGTTATAATATTGTAATGCTTTATAAATTTATCTTCTATACTTATCCAGTGTCCTAAAGATCCTCTAGTTGTGTCAATTAATCCTTCACCAAATGCTTTATCTGGGATTTCATATACTCTTTGCTTTGATGGAATCAACTGAATCCTATCTGCAAGTCCTTGCATAATTTCTAAAATCTTTTTTGTTTCAAGTACTCTGGCAACATTTCTATCCATACAGGAACTTCCTCCAGTATACTCACCTGAAAGTATCAATCTTGCTAGAGGTCCTACTTCCATAGAATAGCCATCATAGGTTGGCGATTTTATAAAGCTGTAACCTGTTTCTTTAGATAAATTTATCGTTTCATCATCGCTTGTATACCAGGTGTGGAGTATGTTTTCCGTAATTTTATTACTATTGAAATTATACTTTCGTCCATTTATTAATACAGAAGGCCCTACATAACTTATCTCAGGATCAGCATACTTGTCAAAAATTCCATAAGTCATAAAGTTTCCATAAGCTCCTCCCATTTTAAAATAATCAGCATAGTATTTTGAAATTATATTCATGTCCTCTAACATAACACTACTTACAAATTTATTAATTTGAGAAATAATAGATTTAACTTTTGTGAGTTTATATGAATCTATATTTATGGTAACTCCTCCAACAAAAATTCCATGATTATGGGGAGCTTTTCCTCCAAGGGTAGCCAGCCCTTCATGGGCTAACCTGCTGTATTTAATACTTTCAATATAATCTCCACTTATCTTTTTATTTAGGTTATAAGGCAATCTATAATCTTCATATTGATCTGAAGAAAGAGGATTTACATCGGGCATCTTTACATAACTTGGTATGGTCAAATTATAAAAATGTCTTATATGATTTTGTATAAATTCAAAACCATGTATTAAATTACGCATATACGAATCATTTACACTAATTTTTATCTTCAAAGCATCTTCAAGAGCTACCGCAGCTGCAACAGCATGAGCTGTTGAACATATTCCACAAATTCTTTCTGTAAAATATACTGCATCCAGCGGCTCTCTGTTCTTTAACATTTTTTCAAATCCTCTAAAAAGCAATCCACTAGTTTCAGCATCTACTATAATGTTTTTTTCTACTTGCACTTTAGTTTCCAAAAAACCGCTTATTCTCGTAATTGGATCAATTGTAATTTTCTTTTTCATAGCATCCTCCTTATTAGTACCTTACAAATGGCTCCATACCATCTGGAAATCTAGAATTTGCACATCCTATACAGTTAGTATTGTCTTCAACAGGCCAGTTCACGTATCCATTCCACTT
The genomic region above belongs to Clostridium sp. AWRP and contains:
- a CDS encoding cell wall-binding repeat-containing protein — encoded protein: MRKKLISLLSVFMFVFIFFGVKVSAASPESIRLGGQDRYETCSQIVNQGWKNSNYAVIVNGYNFPDALSASTLAKKYNAPILLNGSDKLENTTIEQIKRLSVKQVFIVGGTGVISNEVEDELHGMNISTERFSGLNRTETSVSVANQIGTSNGIILTTDSDYTDALSIASIAAKLQMPIILVPKDSVPDSVSQLVENKNIPVTYVLGGQDIISNYVSSKFPNVKRISGSDKYERNINIINAFSDKFDFSSICLAYSEDFADALSGSALAALNSNPIVLVGSSIAPVTQCFIENKSFSKLYVFGGEAGITGDVVATLTNSKMSDNPQPSPQPQPVPVDPSPEPTTPTDTSASHSELQKNLYNYLSDEDHRQSVLNRAIELHGGDTSNNCVYFQSEALRRSGLTDLPESVCNTVGLTSQLLQRGWTKCKDLAQLRPGDICFTTNGPSHTYTFMKWCDPKSYDYAYICDNQGNEYGGNAYHKRNVDFATVLKDAIAYFMYEN
- a CDS encoding DUF503 domain-containing protein, producing MKILLMKITLRASWVHSLKEKRMVVKSIVQKLKNKFNVSVAEVDEQDVHQMIVIGAAGICGTSAQVDSTMENIITFVENNTDAEIIDIQKEDVEGI
- a CDS encoding cytochrome b5 domain-containing protein, encoding MDFYLMKKLKTIRQKITFYKKSSMFAVCPFIKSHYRHLTNIQIGELEKLMNVMNKDIVRQEKQFTLEELSKYNGAGGFPAYIAVNGIVYDVSLSPVWGGGTHFGLYAGKDLTLQFNACHSGETKILNGLPKVGRLRI
- a CDS encoding hydrogenase maturation protease, which translates into the protein MKAKVIALGNILMEDDGIGIKILENIEEELAHNHIESIIGETDAEYCISQVKDGDFIFIIDASYNGKVPGTITVASLQDYKCKKKYYTQHSYSFIDLIGVYYKSLTGFIIEIEAASISFKLGLSDNLQNKLKAISKDVLKNIFLRLNDRAGEEK
- a CDS encoding nickel-dependent hydrogenase large subunit produces the protein MKKKITIDPITRISGFLETKVQVEKNIIVDAETSGLLFRGFEKMLKNREPLDAVYFTERICGICSTAHAVAAAVALEDALKIKISVNDSYMRNLIHGFEFIQNHIRHFYNLTIPSYVKMPDVNPLSSDQYEDYRLPYNLNKKISGDYIESIKYSRLAHEGLATLGGKAPHNHGIFVGGVTINIDSYKLTKVKSIISQINKFVSSVMLEDMNIISKYYADYFKMGGAYGNFMTYGIFDKYADPEISYVGPSVLINGRKYNFNSNKITENILHTWYTSDDETINLSKETGYSFIKSPTYDGYSMEVGPLARLILSGEYTGGSSCMDRNVARVLETKKILEIMQGLADRIQLIPSKQRVYEIPDKAFGEGLIDTTRGSLGHWISIEDKFIKHYNIITPTVWNMGPRNQSGAPGIGEKSLVGTKIKNIKQPIEVGRIMRSFDPCVSCATHLISDKYEPVDVQVIV